A genomic region of Rhea pennata isolate bPtePen1 chromosome 14, bPtePen1.pri, whole genome shotgun sequence contains the following coding sequences:
- the CD74 gene encoding HLA class II histocompatibility antigen gamma chain isoform X2, whose translation MAEDQRDLLSTSDRGSGVVHVAEPQRSAFGRKAAFSVLSILVALLIAGQAVTVYFVYQQGGQISKLIKTSQTLQLESLQRKLPPSAKPVSKMRMAMVNMPLAMMDLPLSSSSDKTPMEIMGPLSNKTEDQVKHLLLQADPKKTFPELKDSLMTNLKLLKKTMTDAEWKSFESWMHKWLLFQLAKNPQKDEKSAIPAERAMPRAVEQEDVIFSGVDVFKLDAEKETK comes from the exons ATGGCCGAGGACCAGCGGGACCTGCTCTCCACCTCCGACCGCGGCAGCGGCGTCGTGCACGTCGCCGAGCCCCAGAG ATCTGCATTTGGCCGCAAAGCCGCCTTCTCCGTGCTCTCCATCCTGGTGGCCCTGCTGATCGCCGGCCAGGCTGTGACAGTCTACTTTGTCTACCAGCAGGGCGGGCAGATCAGCAAGCTGATCAAGACCTCACAGACCCTGCAACTGGAGTCACTGCAGAGGAAACTACCCCCAA GTGCCAAGCCCGTGAGCAAGATGCGGATGGCCATGGTGAACATGCCCCTGGCCATGATGGATCTGccactttcctcctcttcagacAAAACG CCTATGGAGATCATGGGGCCCCTCAGCAACAAAACGGAGGACCAAGTGAAGCACCTGCTGCTG CAAGCAGACCCAAAGAAGACCTTCCCAGAGCTGAAGGACAGCCTGATGACCAACCTGAAGCTCCTGAAGAAGACCATGACTGATGCAGAGTGGAAG TCCTTTGAATCCTGGATGCACAAGTGGCTGCTGTTTCAACTGGCCAAAAACCCCCAGAAGGATGAGAAGTCAGCAATCCCAGCAGAGAGAG CTATGCCCAGAGctgtggagcaggaggatgtGATCTTCTCTGGGGTGGATGTTTTCAAGCTGGATGCAGAGAAAG aaacCAAGTAG
- the ARHGEF37 gene encoding rho guanine nucleotide exchange factor 37 isoform X1, with translation MASSRAGELCAAAAAEPECSVYEEVLPDERMEHSQRLAVEELITTEASYVHNLQLCVSDIRAHLQEKQLPDLDLEGLFSNTDDILHVSRRFLEGLEATANQEYEQLLCISALFQEFKEEMETVYKIYCASYEHALLLVESYRKDPRLQEEILETLKTTVPHTGASDLSFFLVMPVQRITKYPLLLQKILENTPASASAYPALQSALSAMAEVNTNINEYKRRKEVATKYNKAEHLTLRDRFARLNTHSIAKKTTRLSRLFLYETGIVSKTEDKEYDDLEEKFQCVASSVTTLKENVASYLKHLEAFLLSTPHKHELQINEGAAQQYRRFAERLHHSVLPEFRRRLDRLVCQPLCSLSDMLVGPQQLVKKRLDKLLDYEEIQERKSEMGSVTYDEEAAMNTYLAINAVLVAELPRFNQVAVQLLGQILCSFTVLQRDLAARVLQEAEKELKQMPHSHMPLPSFWKMMEDTLQQSEAQLRTFCQKFETVMPSPVSQPLNAAEERKVLSLVSKHGPDKLYQVTSNISGNKDLDLTLQRGQIVALLQSADTKGNTNRWLVDAGGPRGFVPAGKLQPFNPAQSQLPGMQMPVLECKTERRRHSYAIPEAPRPQVPAFTPAFQVVAGFSFTARSPQEVSIQAGQPVLVLEPHDKKGSKEWSLVDVNGQKGYVPSSYLVAVPVQEPLGWSLPV, from the exons ATGGCGAGCTCCCGCGCAGGTGAGctgtgcgcggcggcggcagcggagCCCGAATGCTCCGTCTATGAAGAGGTGCTCCCCGACGAGAGGATGGAGCACAGCCAGAGGCTGGCCGTGGAGGAGCTCATCACCACGGAGGCCAGCTACGTTCACAACCTCCAGCTGTGCGTGTCAGACATCCGGGCGCACCTCCAGGAAAAGCAG ctaCCTGATCTTGACCTGGAAGGACTGTTCTCAAACACTGATGACATCCTCCATGTCTCCAGGCGGTTCCTGGAAGGTCTTGAGGCCACAGCTAACCAGGAGTATGAGCAACTGCTCTGCATCA GTGCCCTGTTCCAGGAGTTCAAGGAGGAGATGGAGACTGTCTATAAGATCTACTGTGCTAGCTACGAGCATGCCCTCCTGCTGGTGGAAAGCTACCGGAAGGATCCAAGGCTGCAGGAAGAGATTTTGGAGACCCTGAAAACAACAGT GCCTCACACAGGGGCATCAGACCTCAGCTTCTTTCTGGTGATGCCAGTCCAGCGGATCACCAAGTacccgctgctgctgcagaagatcCTGGAGAACACCCCTGCCAGCGCCAGCGCCtacccagctctgcagagcgCACTCAGCGCCATGGCCGAGGTCAATACCAACATCAACGAGTACAAACGACGCAAAGAAGTAG CAACCAAATACAACAAGGCCGAGCACCTGACGCTGCGGGACCGCTTTGCTCGCCTCAACACGCACTCCATTGCCAAGAAGACCACGCGGCTGAGTCGACTCTTCCTGTACGAGACTGGCATCGTGTCCAAG ACAGAGGACAAGGAATATGATGACCTGGAAGAGAAGTTCCAGTGTGTGGCATCCAGTGTAACCACACTGAAGGAGAATGTGGCGTCCTATCTGAAACATTTAGAG gcGTTCCTGTTGTCTACCCCACACAAGCATGAGCTGCAGATCAATGAGGGAGCTGCCCAGCAATACCGCCGCTTTGCAGAACGCCTCCATCACAGTGTTCTCCCAGAGTTT AGGCGACGGCTGGACAGGCTGGTTTGCCAgcccctctgcagcctctcagACATGCTGGTGGGGCCACAGCAGCTGGTCAAGAAGCGCCTGGACAAGCTCCTGGACTACGAGGAGATCCAAGAGCGTAAGAGTGAGATGGGCAGCGTGACATATGATGAGGAGGCAGCCATGAACACCTACCTCGCTATCAACGCTGTGCTCGTGGCCGAACTCCCACGGTTCAACCAggtggctgtgcagctgctgggGCAAATACTGTGCTCCTTCACTGTTCTTCAACGGGACTTGGCCGCACGGGTCttgcaagaagcagaaaaggaacTAAAGCAG ATGCCCCATAGCCATATGCCTCTGCCTAGTTTCTGGAAGATGATGGAAGACACTTTGCAGCAGTCTGAAGCTCAGCTTCGTACCTTCTGCCAGAAGTTTGAGACAGTTATGCCAAGCCCTGTGTCACAG CCTCTGAATGCTGCTGAAGAGCGGAAGGTCCTTTCCCTTGTGAGCAAACATGGCCCAGACAAACTTTACCAAGTGACAAGCAACATCAGCGGCAACAAAGATTTGGATCTGACCTTGCAAAGGGGACAGATTGTAGCTCTGCTGCAAAGTGCGGACACTAAGGGGAACACAAACAGATGGCTGGTGGATGCTGGAG GTCCCCGAGGGTTTGTTCCTGCTGGAAAACTCCAGCCCTTTAATCCAGCACAAAGTCAGCTACCTGGGATGCAGATGCCAGTCCTGGAGTGCAAGACAGAGAGGAGGCGACATTCATATGCAATACCTGAAGCTCCCAGGCCTCAGGTGCCTGCGTTCACTCCAGCTTTCCAG gtGGTTGCAGGCTTCTCCTTCACAGCCAGGAGTCCGCAGGAGGTCAGCATCCAAGCCGGGCAGCCAGTGTTGGTGCTGGAACCACACGACAAGAAAGGAAGCAAGGAGTGGAGCCTGGTGGACGTGAATGGCCAGAAGGGCTACGTGCCCTCCAGCTACCTGGTGGCAGTCCCTGTGCAGGAACCCCTGGGCTGGAGCTTACCTGTGTGA
- the CD74 gene encoding HLA class II histocompatibility antigen gamma chain isoform X1 codes for MAEDQRDLLSTSDRGSGVVHVAEPQRSAFGRKAAFSVLSILVALLIAGQAVTVYFVYQQGGQISKLIKTSQTLQLESLQRKLPPSAKPVSKMRMAMVNMPLAMMDLPLSSSSDKTPMEIMGPLSNKTEDQVKHLLLQADPKKTFPELKDSLMTNLKLLKKTMTDAEWKSFESWMHKWLLFQLAKNPQKDEKSAIPAERVQTKCQVEANSGGVHLGHFRPKCDENGDYLPKQCNASTGYCWCSYKNGTRIEGTETRKKLDCPAMPRAVEQEDVIFSGVDVFKLDAEKETK; via the exons ATGGCCGAGGACCAGCGGGACCTGCTCTCCACCTCCGACCGCGGCAGCGGCGTCGTGCACGTCGCCGAGCCCCAGAG ATCTGCATTTGGCCGCAAAGCCGCCTTCTCCGTGCTCTCCATCCTGGTGGCCCTGCTGATCGCCGGCCAGGCTGTGACAGTCTACTTTGTCTACCAGCAGGGCGGGCAGATCAGCAAGCTGATCAAGACCTCACAGACCCTGCAACTGGAGTCACTGCAGAGGAAACTACCCCCAA GTGCCAAGCCCGTGAGCAAGATGCGGATGGCCATGGTGAACATGCCCCTGGCCATGATGGATCTGccactttcctcctcttcagacAAAACG CCTATGGAGATCATGGGGCCCCTCAGCAACAAAACGGAGGACCAAGTGAAGCACCTGCTGCTG CAAGCAGACCCAAAGAAGACCTTCCCAGAGCTGAAGGACAGCCTGATGACCAACCTGAAGCTCCTGAAGAAGACCATGACTGATGCAGAGTGGAAG TCCTTTGAATCCTGGATGCACAAGTGGCTGCTGTTTCAACTGGCCAAAAACCCCCAGAAGGATGAGAAGTCAGCAATCCCAGCAGAGAGAG TGCAAACTAAGTGCCAGGTGGAGGCCAATTCTGGTGGTGTCCATCTGGGTCACTTCCGCCCCAAGTGCGATGAGAATGGAGACTACCTTCCCAAGCAGTGCAATGCCAGCACGGGCTACTGCTGGTGCTCCTACAAAAATGGCACCAGGATTGAGGGCACTGAGACTCGGAAAAAGCTGGATTGCCCTG CTATGCCCAGAGctgtggagcaggaggatgtGATCTTCTCTGGGGTGGATGTTTTCAAGCTGGATGCAGAGAAAG aaacCAAGTAG
- the ARHGEF37 gene encoding rho guanine nucleotide exchange factor 37 isoform X2 gives MASSRAGELCAAAAAEPECSVYEEVLPDERMEHSQRLAVEELITTEASYVHNLQLCVSDIRAHLQEKQLPDLDLEGLFSNTDDILHVSRRFLEGLEATANQEYEQLLCISALFQEFKEEMETVYKIYCASYEHALLLVESYRKDPRLQEEILETLKTTVPHTGASDLSFFLVMPVQRITKYPLLLQKILENTPASASAYPALQSALSAMAEVNTNINEYKRRKEVATKYNKAEHLTLRDRFARLNTHSIAKKTTRLSRLFLYETGIVSKTEDKEYDDLEEKFQCVASSVTTLKENVASYLKHLEAFLLSTPHKHELQINEGAAQQYRRFAERLHHSVLPEFRRRLDRLVCQPLCSLSDMLVGPQQLVKKRLDKLLDYEEIQERKSEMGSVTYDEEAAMNTYLAINAVLVAELPRFNQVAVQLLGQILCSFTVLQRDLAARVLQEAEKELKQMPHSHMPLPSFWKMMEDTLQQSEAQLRTFCQKFETVMPSPVSQVPEGLFLLENSSPLIQHKVSYLGCRCQSWSARQRGGDIHMQYLKLPGLRCLRSLQLSRWLQASPSQPGVRRRSASKPGSQCWCWNHTTRKEARSGAWWT, from the exons ATGGCGAGCTCCCGCGCAGGTGAGctgtgcgcggcggcggcagcggagCCCGAATGCTCCGTCTATGAAGAGGTGCTCCCCGACGAGAGGATGGAGCACAGCCAGAGGCTGGCCGTGGAGGAGCTCATCACCACGGAGGCCAGCTACGTTCACAACCTCCAGCTGTGCGTGTCAGACATCCGGGCGCACCTCCAGGAAAAGCAG ctaCCTGATCTTGACCTGGAAGGACTGTTCTCAAACACTGATGACATCCTCCATGTCTCCAGGCGGTTCCTGGAAGGTCTTGAGGCCACAGCTAACCAGGAGTATGAGCAACTGCTCTGCATCA GTGCCCTGTTCCAGGAGTTCAAGGAGGAGATGGAGACTGTCTATAAGATCTACTGTGCTAGCTACGAGCATGCCCTCCTGCTGGTGGAAAGCTACCGGAAGGATCCAAGGCTGCAGGAAGAGATTTTGGAGACCCTGAAAACAACAGT GCCTCACACAGGGGCATCAGACCTCAGCTTCTTTCTGGTGATGCCAGTCCAGCGGATCACCAAGTacccgctgctgctgcagaagatcCTGGAGAACACCCCTGCCAGCGCCAGCGCCtacccagctctgcagagcgCACTCAGCGCCATGGCCGAGGTCAATACCAACATCAACGAGTACAAACGACGCAAAGAAGTAG CAACCAAATACAACAAGGCCGAGCACCTGACGCTGCGGGACCGCTTTGCTCGCCTCAACACGCACTCCATTGCCAAGAAGACCACGCGGCTGAGTCGACTCTTCCTGTACGAGACTGGCATCGTGTCCAAG ACAGAGGACAAGGAATATGATGACCTGGAAGAGAAGTTCCAGTGTGTGGCATCCAGTGTAACCACACTGAAGGAGAATGTGGCGTCCTATCTGAAACATTTAGAG gcGTTCCTGTTGTCTACCCCACACAAGCATGAGCTGCAGATCAATGAGGGAGCTGCCCAGCAATACCGCCGCTTTGCAGAACGCCTCCATCACAGTGTTCTCCCAGAGTTT AGGCGACGGCTGGACAGGCTGGTTTGCCAgcccctctgcagcctctcagACATGCTGGTGGGGCCACAGCAGCTGGTCAAGAAGCGCCTGGACAAGCTCCTGGACTACGAGGAGATCCAAGAGCGTAAGAGTGAGATGGGCAGCGTGACATATGATGAGGAGGCAGCCATGAACACCTACCTCGCTATCAACGCTGTGCTCGTGGCCGAACTCCCACGGTTCAACCAggtggctgtgcagctgctgggGCAAATACTGTGCTCCTTCACTGTTCTTCAACGGGACTTGGCCGCACGGGTCttgcaagaagcagaaaaggaacTAAAGCAG ATGCCCCATAGCCATATGCCTCTGCCTAGTTTCTGGAAGATGATGGAAGACACTTTGCAGCAGTCTGAAGCTCAGCTTCGTACCTTCTGCCAGAAGTTTGAGACAGTTATGCCAAGCCCTGTGTCACAG GTCCCCGAGGGTTTGTTCCTGCTGGAAAACTCCAGCCCTTTAATCCAGCACAAAGTCAGCTACCTGGGATGCAGATGCCAGTCCTGGAGTGCAAGACAGAGAGGAGGCGACATTCATATGCAATACCTGAAGCTCCCAGGCCTCAGGTGCCTGCGTTCACTCCAGCTTTCCAG gtGGTTGCAGGCTTCTCCTTCACAGCCAGGAGTCCGCAGGAGGTCAGCATCCAAGCCGGGCAGCCAGTGTTGGTGCTGGAACCACACGACAAGAAAGGAAGCAAGGAGTGGAGCCTGGTGGACGTGA